One genomic region from Fictibacillus marinisediminis encodes:
- a CDS encoding putative DNA-binding protein: MLDKTTRINYLYDFYQSLLTPKQKNYMAFYYLDDFSLGEIAEQYNVSRQAVYDNIKRTEAMLEEYEEKLGLFAKFQERDQLLSRLKELLGNSSDKVLEIIDRLENME, from the coding sequence ATGCTGGATAAGACGACGAGAATTAATTATCTTTATGACTTTTATCAGTCCTTGCTGACACCGAAGCAAAAGAATTACATGGCTTTTTATTATCTGGATGACTTTTCCCTTGGAGAAATCGCTGAACAATATAATGTAAGCCGCCAGGCCGTTTATGATAATATAAAACGGACCGAGGCGATGCTTGAAGAATACGAGGAAAAACTCGGTTTATTTGCGAAATTTCAGGAACGCGATCAGTTACTTTCCAGATTAAAAGAACTGCTCGGAAATTCGTCTGATAAAGTTCTTGAGATCATTGATCGCCTTGAAAACATGGAATAG